In the Myxococcota bacterium genome, AGGTAGCCGTCGGCGAGACTGCGACCCGCCCCGGACACGCCCGACTTCGAGTCGATGTGGATGCCCTGGGTTTCGACGAGGCCCGCCCCGAGCAGCGGTAGCAGCGGCAACAGCGCCGAGGTCGGGTAGCAACCCGGTGCGGCCGCGAGCGACGCGCCACTCAGCGCCTCGCGGTAGCGCTCGGGCAGCCCATAGACGGCTTCGCTCAGGGCGTCCGGTGCGGCGTGCTCGCCGTACCAGGTGCGATAGGTGTCGACGGAGCGCAGTCGGTAGTCGGCCGAGAGATCGACGACGCGGATCCCGGCGGCCCGCAGCGCGGACACCGTGGGCGCCGAGGCCGCGTGGGGGAGCGCTGTGAAGGCGAGCTCCACCCGGCCCGACAGGGCCTGGGGCTCGGCGTTCTCGAAGACGAGGTCGGTGCGACCGCGCAGAGCCGGGAAGGCGTCGCCCACCGGGCGGCCGGCGCGCTGCTCGGACGTGGCGGCGGCCACCTCGAACTCGGGATGGCGCAGCAGGATGCGCATCAGCTCGAGACCCGTGTATCCACTGGCTCCGACGACGGCGACCTTCATCCCTCACTCCTTCACTTCCAAATGTACCGGCCGAGGGCGCTCGCCGCCGACGGCACACCGGCGCGGCGCGGACCTTCCTCTGGCGAACTCGAGCGGAGCCGGCCACGGGCACAAGCAGGACCAAACCTCACATCGGTTCGGCGGCCGCTGCACGAGAGACCGCAACCCCCAGGCCGGCGAGCCATTCGCCGGAGGAAGGTCCGCGCCGAGCCATTCGCAGGACGAAGGCTCGCGTCGCGCGGCCTCCCTCCAGACAATCCCTCGCTGGGAAAGTCGGCCTAACGCTTCGAGAACTGGAAACGCGCGCGGGCGCCCTTCTGCCCGTACTTCTTGCGTTCCTTCTTGCGCGCATCGCGGGTCAGCAACCCGCGCTTCTTCAGCGCGCCGCGGTTCGCCTCATCGAGCTTCTCGAGCGCGCGGGCGATGCCGTGACGGAGCGCATCGGCCTGACCCGAAATGCCGCCGCCGTGAATGTTGGCGGAGATGTCGTAGCGGCCCATGCCGCCGACGGTCTCGAGCGGCTGGTGCACCACCATGCGCGAAGCTTCACGCGGGAAGTAGTCCTCGAGGGTGCGACCGTTGACCTGCATCTGGCCGGTACCGACCTGCAGACGCACGCGCGCGACCGACGTCTTGCGCTTTCCCGTGGCGACGAAGATCGTGGGCTCAGCCAATTTCGAGGACCTCCGGCTGCTGGGCCGCGTGCGGATGATCGGGCCCGATGTAGACCTTGAGCTTGCGGAACATCTGCCGACCCAGTGCGTTCTTCGGGAGCATGCCGCGCACGGCGCTGCGCACGACGCGATCGGCGTGCGGGCCGGCCAGCAGCTTGTCGGCGGTCACCTCACGCAGGTGTCCGACATAGCCCGTGTGGCGGTAGTACGTCTTCTGTTCGCGCTTGCGACCGGTGAGCTTCACCTTCTCTGCGTTCACGATGACGACGAAGTCGCCCGTGTCGACGTGGGGCGTGAAGATCGGCTTGTGCTTCCCGCGCAGCAGGATCGCCACCTGGGTGGCGAGACGGCCGAGCGTCGCACCGTCCGCGTCGATCACGTACCAGCGTCGCTCGACGTCGGCCGGGCGTGCGCTCTGGGTCGCTTGATGGGCCTGAGCCCCCATGGCGATGACTCCTGGTGCCGAGCCCGCAGGCTCGCTTCGAAAGAACTCGCGTCGGGTTCGCGGGCGGCGGGCCCGCTTCCGCGCGAGGGAAAAGAACGCACGGGCGCACCGGCGGTGCCCCGCGAGCGACATTGGATACGTCAGGGGCCGCCGCGGGTCAACCCGAGGCGCCCGGTTTTCCAGGGGAATCTCCCGCGTCGGCGGGTTCCGGGGGCAGCTTCGGGAGGCTCCGCGGGCCATAGGACACGC is a window encoding:
- the rplM gene encoding 50S ribosomal protein L13, encoding MGAQAHQATQSARPADVERRWYVIDADGATLGRLATQVAILLRGKHKPIFTPHVDTGDFVVIVNAEKVKLTGRKREQKTYYRHTGYVGHLREVTADKLLAGPHADRVVRSAVRGMLPKNALGRQMFRKLKVYIGPDHPHAAQQPEVLEIG
- the argC gene encoding N-acetyl-gamma-glutamyl-phosphate reductase, coding for MKVAVVGASGYTGLELMRILLRHPEFEVAAATSEQRAGRPVGDAFPALRGRTDLVFENAEPQALSGRVELAFTALPHAASAPTVSALRAAGIRVVDLSADYRLRSVDTYRTWYGEHAAPDALSEAVYGLPERYREALSGASLAAAPGCYPTSALLPLLPLLGAGLVETQGIHIDSKSGVSGAGRSLADGYLFAELDGNCHAYKPGFAHRHAPEIEQEASAVAGGDVRVTFVPHLLPTTRGIATSVYVRPRGSVADARVALEAAYADEPFVRVLPEGETPTLQAVRGTNFCDVALFADDRNDTWILLATLDNLGKGASGQAVQCANLMCGLPETTALLDTGALP
- the rpsI gene encoding 30S ribosomal protein S9, yielding MAEPTIFVATGKRKTSVARVRLQVGTGQMQVNGRTLEDYFPREASRMVVHQPLETVGGMGRYDISANIHGGGISGQADALRHGIARALEKLDEANRGALKKRGLLTRDARKKERKKYGQKGARARFQFSKR